From Isachenkonia alkalipeptolytica, one genomic window encodes:
- a CDS encoding pyridoxal phosphate-dependent aminotransferase, with translation MELSKKHLNLSPSMTLSIAAKAKELKAEGKDVIGFGVGEPDFNTPQHIIDKAVEAMNKGLTGYTAASGIPELKKAICDKLQKDNGLEYSADQIIVSNGAKHSIYNALQAICNPGDEVLVGIPYWVSYPELVKMADAEPVFIEGKEEDEFKMTPESIKKKITSKTKAILLNSPGNPTGTVYTKEELRAIAELMAEHNIIVISDEIYEKLIYGNEPHVSVASFNEKIKDLTIVVNGLSKGYAMTGWRIGYTASNKQIAKIMGNIQSHATSNPNTMAQYASVEALEGDQSSLENMKVEFNKRRKFMVKRINEINGVSCIEPKGAFYVMMNIKELKGRTLAGKMVNESIEIAEIILEKAQVALVPGIAFGSDDYLRVSYANSLENIKTGLDRVDEFLSKELK, from the coding sequence ACTGAAAGCCGAGGGCAAAGACGTGATCGGCTTTGGCGTTGGGGAGCCGGACTTTAATACCCCGCAGCATATCATCGATAAAGCGGTAGAAGCAATGAATAAAGGGTTGACCGGTTATACTGCAGCTTCCGGAATTCCGGAATTAAAAAAAGCCATTTGTGATAAACTTCAAAAAGATAATGGTTTAGAGTATAGTGCGGATCAAATCATTGTATCTAATGGAGCCAAACATTCGATTTACAATGCCTTGCAAGCTATTTGCAATCCTGGGGATGAAGTTCTAGTCGGAATTCCTTACTGGGTGAGTTATCCGGAACTGGTGAAAATGGCTGACGCTGAACCTGTATTTATTGAAGGAAAAGAAGAAGATGAGTTTAAAATGACTCCTGAGAGCATTAAGAAAAAAATCACATCAAAAACGAAGGCGATTTTACTTAACAGTCCAGGAAATCCTACGGGAACCGTATATACAAAAGAGGAATTGCGTGCCATTGCAGAACTTATGGCTGAACATAATATTATTGTGATTTCCGACGAAATTTATGAGAAGTTAATTTACGGAAATGAACCCCATGTAAGCGTTGCCAGCTTTAACGAAAAGATCAAGGATTTAACCATTGTGGTGAACGGCCTTTCCAAAGGTTATGCCATGACAGGTTGGAGGATCGGTTATACGGCATCAAATAAACAAATCGCAAAAATTATGGGAAACATTCAAAGTCATGCCACTTCCAATCCCAATACTATGGCTCAATACGCCAGTGTAGAAGCCTTAGAGGGTGATCAAAGTTCTCTTGAGAATATGAAAGTTGAATTTAACAAACGAAGAAAGTTTATGGTAAAACGGATCAATGAGATTAATGGAGTGTCCTGTATTGAACCTAAAGGGGCATTTTATGTGATGATGAATATTAAAGAATTGAAGGGGCGAACCTTAGCGGGTAAAATGGTAAATGAGTCCATTGAAATAGCAGAAATCATTTTGGAAAAAGCCCAGGTAGCTCTTGTGCCCGGAATAGCCTTTGGATCCGATGATTATCTTCGCGTTTCCTATGCAAATTCCTTGGAAAACATTAAAACAGGACTGGATCGAGTGGATGAATTTTTGTCCAAGGAATTAAAATAA
- the purB gene encoding adenylosuccinate lyase: MLEYNIYQNPLIERYTSEEMLYTFSPDNKFKNWRKLWVALAETEKELGLKISDEQINELKAHQKDINYEVAKKREQETRHDVMSHVYAYGIQCPKAKPIIHLGATSAFVGDNTDIIVYREALQLIQKKLINLMDKLGAFAKAYKDLPTLGYTHYQPAQITTVGKRASLWLYELYMDYEKLTFILNQMKFRGVKGTTGTQASFLALFDNDSEKVKTLDRKLSKRLGFEENFPLTGQTYSRKQDFDLLYVLSSIAQSMHKMTNDIRLLQHLKEIEEPFEKNQIGSSAMAYKRNPMRSERISSLSKFVMSALQNLSFVSATQWFERTLDDSANRRITIPETFMATDAILDIGINIASGLVVNDKVIEENLKKELPFMATENIMMEAVKKGKDRQELHERIRQHSLTAGHNVKKLGMENNLLQLIAEDSYFGLTKEELLQIVDPYKYTGRSGEQVEDFINDNLVPILQKHQEMLGAEVHLKV; this comes from the coding sequence ATATTGGAATATAATATTTATCAAAATCCACTGATAGAACGATATACCAGTGAAGAAATGCTTTATACTTTCTCACCGGATAACAAATTTAAGAATTGGCGAAAACTGTGGGTTGCCTTGGCAGAAACAGAAAAAGAGCTGGGATTAAAGATTTCCGATGAACAAATTAATGAACTGAAAGCCCATCAGAAGGATATTAATTATGAGGTTGCTAAAAAAAGGGAACAGGAGACACGACACGATGTAATGAGTCATGTCTATGCCTATGGGATACAATGTCCTAAGGCTAAACCGATCATCCATTTAGGGGCCACCAGTGCCTTTGTGGGTGATAACACAGATATCATTGTTTACCGTGAAGCCCTTCAATTAATTCAAAAGAAACTGATCAACTTAATGGATAAGCTTGGGGCTTTTGCAAAGGCATACAAAGATCTTCCGACTTTAGGTTATACTCATTACCAACCGGCTCAAATAACTACGGTTGGAAAAAGAGCAAGTCTATGGCTGTATGAACTTTACATGGACTATGAAAAGCTTACCTTTATCCTGAATCAAATGAAGTTTCGGGGAGTAAAAGGAACGACAGGAACCCAAGCCAGTTTTTTAGCTCTTTTTGATAACGACAGCGAAAAAGTCAAAACCCTGGATCGTAAGTTATCAAAACGATTGGGTTTTGAAGAGAACTTTCCCCTGACAGGTCAAACTTACTCAAGAAAACAGGATTTTGATTTGCTATATGTGCTAAGTTCCATAGCTCAAAGTATGCATAAAATGACGAACGATATTCGACTCCTTCAACATCTGAAAGAGATTGAAGAGCCCTTTGAAAAGAATCAGATCGGTTCCTCTGCCATGGCCTATAAAAGGAACCCTATGCGCAGTGAACGGATTTCTTCTTTATCAAAATTTGTGATGAGTGCATTACAAAACTTATCCTTTGTAAGCGCCACCCAATGGTTCGAACGAACCCTTGATGACTCTGCGAACCGTAGAATCACCATACCGGAAACTTTTATGGCAACAGATGCTATTTTAGATATCGGCATCAATATCGCTTCAGGTTTGGTGGTGAATGATAAGGTCATAGAGGAAAATCTAAAAAAAGAACTGCCCTTTATGGCAACGGAAAACATTATGATGGAAGCGGTGAAAAAAGGAAAGGACCGACAGGAGCTTCATGAGAGAATTCGACAACATTCCTTGACGGCAGGACATAATGTTAAGAAGCTGGGCATGGAAAATAATTTACTGCAGTTGATTGCAGAGGATTCCTATTTTGGTCTTACGAAAGAGGAGTTGCTCCAAATTGTGGATCCTTATAAGTATACCGGTCGATCCGGGGAGCAGGTGGAGGATTTTATTAACGACAACTTGGTCCCGATTTTACAAAAACATCAGGAGATGTTAGGTGCTGAGGTGCACCTTAAGGTTTAA
- the asnS gene encoding asparagine--tRNA ligase, whose amino-acid sequence MYKDITIAKVQDFEGDKIRIKGWLYNKRSSGKIQFLQVRDGSGFIQGVMMKKHVSEEVFELCKTISQESSIEVLGTLQKDDRSTLGFEIFVDEVKVIHLADDDYPISLKEHGTDFLMENRHLWMRTPKQNAILRIRDEVNFTIREFFRKEGFILTEPPIITPASCEGTTDLFEIDYFGEKVYLSQTGQLYAEATAMAFNKVYTFGPTFRAEKSKTRKHMNEFWMVEPEMAFADFEDNMKVQENFVEYVIQKVIKTMKRELQVLERDTGALERVKAPFPRITYTDAIEMLQKAGYEINWGDDFGAPHETYIAEQYDKPVFITHFPAEMKAFYMQPDPKDPKVILGSDLIAPEGYGEIIGGSERIHDKELLLEKMKQEGLPTEVYQWYVDLRKYGSVPHSGFGLGLERTVSWICGIDHIRQSIPFARTLNRVYP is encoded by the coding sequence ATGTATAAAGATATAACGATTGCTAAGGTACAGGATTTTGAAGGAGATAAAATACGAATTAAAGGCTGGCTTTATAACAAACGATCCAGTGGTAAAATTCAGTTTTTGCAAGTTCGTGACGGCTCTGGTTTTATTCAAGGAGTGATGATGAAAAAACACGTTTCCGAAGAAGTCTTTGAGCTGTGCAAAACCATTTCTCAAGAGTCTTCCATTGAAGTACTGGGAACCTTGCAAAAAGATGATCGTTCCACTCTGGGGTTTGAAATTTTTGTAGATGAGGTAAAAGTCATTCACCTTGCAGACGATGATTATCCTATTTCTCTAAAAGAACACGGCACCGACTTTCTAATGGAAAATAGACATCTTTGGATGCGAACCCCGAAACAAAATGCGATTCTTCGAATTCGAGATGAAGTCAATTTCACAATTCGGGAGTTCTTTAGAAAAGAAGGTTTTATTTTAACCGAACCACCGATTATAACACCGGCCTCTTGTGAGGGTACAACGGATTTATTTGAAATCGATTATTTTGGAGAAAAGGTGTACCTATCCCAAACGGGACAACTCTATGCAGAAGCTACAGCCATGGCCTTTAATAAAGTTTATACCTTTGGACCTACTTTTCGAGCGGAAAAATCTAAAACACGTAAACATATGAATGAATTTTGGATGGTGGAGCCGGAGATGGCCTTTGCAGACTTTGAAGACAATATGAAGGTTCAAGAAAACTTTGTGGAGTATGTGATCCAAAAAGTTATTAAAACCATGAAGCGAGAACTTCAGGTCTTAGAACGGGATACAGGGGCCTTAGAGCGGGTAAAAGCACCTTTTCCAAGAATCACCTATACCGATGCCATAGAAATGTTACAAAAGGCCGGTTATGAAATTAACTGGGGAGATGATTTTGGGGCTCCTCATGAGACATATATTGCGGAGCAGTATGATAAGCCTGTGTTTATTACCCATTTTCCAGCGGAAATGAAAGCTTTCTATATGCAACCGGATCCTAAGGATCCGAAAGTAATTCTTGGCTCCGATCTTATTGCACCGGAAGGATATGGAGAGATTATTGGTGGCTCCGAGCGAATTCACGATAAAGAGCTGCTATTGGAAAAAATGAAGCAGGAAGGTCTGCCCACGGAAGTATATCAATGGTATGTTGATCTTCGAAAGTATGGTTCCGTACCTCATTCCGGATTTGGATTAGGCCTTGAACGTACAGTAAGTTGGATTTGCGGAATTGATCATATTCGACAATCCATTCCCTTTGCAAGAACCTTAAATCGAGTTTATCCTTAA
- a CDS encoding sigma-54-dependent Fis family transcriptional regulator, protein MVLLKSGKKRKEYGIITLRDLSISKDDLFDFDQKIEDKLSTPIEALSDTTTVKAALKAFEELQSESLPVESNGQLVGVVRKKDFFNRYFPQLYDMNHKYKDIINHMHEAVSVIDQNGYVRLWNKQAEELYQIPREKIVNEKMSVFFPNALGLKILETRKAIKNVYYSPKEDYYVSISSLPVYINKKFIGVVSTEKDLTQQKNLTTKLENANSKITSLQQKVAEIHGYSNSFFDDIKGHDPILLEKIELAKYVSKTNTNVLITGESGTGKELFAKGIHGQSGREGAFVSVNCSAIPHGLFESEFFGYEDGAFTGAIKGGKAGYFKLSDKGTLFLDEVGELPLELQAKLLRVLDEQKVSPLGSEQMIPVDVRIIAATNRNMKQLVENEQFRHDLYYRLNVVEIDLPPLRKRIEDIVILFHQFLEAYSKENNIEIKSIDPEIYSYLKTASWEGNIRELRNTVEYLVVLSKNGIIKPEALPDYIKEQKPQEVVDTDPVYKNLEYQMDHFEKVLIERALEINNYNKSKTAKYLEIPRSTLYYKLEKHELE, encoded by the coding sequence TTGGTTTTACTTAAATCAGGAAAAAAAAGGAAAGAATATGGCATCATAACCTTAAGAGATCTCTCCATTAGCAAGGATGATTTGTTTGATTTTGATCAAAAAATCGAGGACAAACTAAGCACCCCCATAGAAGCATTGTCGGACACCACCACTGTTAAAGCGGCGCTAAAAGCTTTTGAAGAATTACAAAGTGAGAGCCTTCCCGTTGAAAGTAATGGGCAACTTGTGGGAGTAGTTCGAAAGAAGGATTTTTTCAATCGATATTTTCCCCAACTCTATGATATGAATCATAAGTATAAAGATATCATCAATCATATGCATGAAGCGGTATCGGTAATCGATCAAAATGGTTATGTTAGACTTTGGAATAAGCAAGCAGAAGAACTGTATCAAATTCCCCGGGAGAAAATCGTAAATGAAAAAATGTCAGTTTTCTTTCCAAATGCCTTGGGACTTAAAATTCTTGAGACCCGAAAAGCTATCAAAAATGTATATTATTCTCCGAAAGAGGACTATTATGTTTCCATTAGTTCTCTTCCCGTTTATATTAATAAAAAGTTTATCGGTGTGGTATCTACGGAGAAGGATCTTACCCAACAAAAAAATCTTACTACTAAGTTAGAAAACGCAAACTCTAAAATAACCTCCTTACAACAAAAAGTGGCAGAGATTCACGGTTATTCAAATTCTTTTTTTGATGATATAAAAGGTCATGATCCTATTCTACTGGAGAAAATTGAATTGGCTAAATATGTAAGCAAAACAAATACCAATGTACTTATTACCGGGGAAAGTGGAACGGGAAAAGAGCTGTTTGCAAAGGGAATCCATGGTCAAAGCGGTAGGGAAGGAGCTTTTGTAAGTGTGAACTGTAGTGCTATTCCCCATGGGTTATTTGAAAGTGAATTTTTCGGTTATGAAGATGGGGCGTTTACGGGAGCCATAAAGGGAGGGAAGGCAGGATACTTTAAACTTTCGGACAAAGGAACTCTATTTCTAGATGAAGTAGGAGAACTCCCATTAGAGCTTCAGGCTAAGCTCTTGCGTGTACTGGACGAGCAAAAGGTCAGCCCCTTAGGTTCTGAGCAAATGATTCCTGTTGATGTTCGTATTATTGCAGCTACAAATCGTAATATGAAACAGTTGGTTGAAAACGAACAATTTCGTCATGATTTATATTATCGTCTTAATGTTGTAGAGATCGACTTGCCTCCTTTACGGAAAAGAATAGAGGATATTGTTATTCTATTCCATCAATTCTTGGAAGCCTATAGTAAAGAAAATAATATCGAGATCAAAAGCATTGACCCTGAAATTTATTCTTACCTCAAAACAGCTTCTTGGGAGGGTAATATAAGGGAACTTCGAAACACGGTAGAGTATCTTGTCGTGTTATCCAAAAATGGCATTATTAAACCAGAGGCTTTGCCTGACTATATAAAAGAACAAAAACCTCAGGAGGTAGTGGATACAGATCCTGTGTATAAGAATTTGGAATACCAAATGGATCATTTTGAAAAGGTTTTAATTGAAAGGGCTTTAGAAATCAATAATTATAATAAAAGTAAGACGGCGAAATATTTGGAAATACCTAGAAGTACACTTTATTACAAATTAGAAAAACATGAATTGGAATAA
- a CDS encoding (2Fe-2S)-binding protein: MNQRIESHPIIDVPLNRKVKFFYNGKIHFGVEGDTVASALHAAGITELSKSIKHQRPRGFYCAIGNCSSCFMRVNGKPNVKTCVEPLQENMVVESQGGRGSIK, from the coding sequence ATGAATCAACGGATTGAAAGTCATCCAATCATTGATGTACCTTTGAATCGGAAGGTTAAATTCTTCTATAATGGAAAAATCCATTTTGGAGTTGAGGGAGATACCGTTGCATCGGCTCTGCATGCTGCAGGTATTACTGAACTAAGTAAAAGTATTAAACACCAACGACCTAGAGGATTTTACTGCGCAATAGGGAACTGTTCTTCTTGCTTTATGCGAGTCAATGGTAAGCCTAATGTTAAAACCTGTGTAGAACCCCTGCAAGAGAATATGGTAGTAGAAAGTCAAGGTGGGAGGGGGTCTATAAAATGA
- a CDS encoding NAD(P)/FAD-dependent oxidoreductase, which yields MIRRDILVIGGGPSGLCAAIAAAKSGATVLLVERSKYLGGQLVKQTHMFFGSEKQYASKRGIDIGKTLAEEVTSHENIKILTDTTALGIYEDGVVTLEQRKNQEEIYIKVRPKSIIVGTGALEKSLPFPNNDLPGIYGAGAVQTLMNEYLVKPGNRVLMVGAGNIGLIISYQLLQAGVEVAGIIDASSNIGGYLVHASKIRRSGVPILTGYTIVKAEGENHLEKATIAKVDQNWKPIPGTEKEMDVDVICISVGLTPSSAFFWQGGCDMEYVRELGGYVPKRNKYLQTTVENIYVAGDSAGIEEASSAMVEGSIAGLAASHDLGLVYEAYDQEMEELLQELQALRGGEKGGHVRKGYEKAGL from the coding sequence ATGATTCGAAGGGATATTTTAGTGATTGGAGGAGGTCCGTCTGGATTATGTGCTGCCATCGCTGCGGCAAAAAGTGGTGCAACGGTTTTGCTTGTAGAGCGAAGTAAATACCTAGGGGGACAATTAGTAAAACAAACCCACATGTTTTTTGGATCTGAAAAGCAATATGCCTCAAAACGGGGTATTGATATTGGAAAAACCTTAGCGGAAGAGGTGACATCCCACGAGAATATTAAAATCCTTACCGATACCACAGCACTAGGGATTTATGAAGATGGTGTTGTGACGTTGGAACAGAGAAAAAACCAAGAAGAGATTTATATAAAGGTTCGACCAAAATCAATAATTGTGGGCACCGGTGCATTAGAAAAGTCACTGCCTTTTCCGAATAATGATTTACCGGGAATATACGGTGCCGGAGCGGTACAGACGTTAATGAATGAATACTTGGTTAAACCGGGAAACCGCGTGCTGATGGTTGGAGCCGGAAATATTGGATTGATTATAAGTTATCAGCTATTACAGGCCGGAGTTGAAGTGGCAGGGATCATTGATGCTTCTTCAAATATTGGAGGCTATCTAGTCCATGCTTCAAAAATTCGTCGATCGGGGGTACCCATTCTTACAGGATATACTATTGTAAAGGCAGAAGGAGAAAACCATCTTGAAAAAGCTACAATCGCAAAAGTTGATCAAAATTGGAAGCCGATCCCCGGCACAGAGAAAGAAATGGATGTGGATGTGATATGTATCTCTGTAGGTCTTACCCCTTCTTCCGCATTTTTTTGGCAGGGAGGCTGCGACATGGAATACGTACGGGAGTTAGGCGGTTATGTTCCAAAACGGAATAAGTATTTACAAACAACTGTTGAAAATATTTATGTTGCTGGGGATTCAGCGGGGATTGAAGAGGCCAGCAGTGCAATGGTAGAAGGGTCGATCGCAGGTCTTGCTGCAAGTCATGATTTAGGTTTGGTTTATGAGGCCTATGATCAAGAAATGGAGGAACTGTTACAAGAACTGCAAGCACTCAGAGGGGGAGAAAAAGGTGGCCATGTTCGTAAAGGTTATGAAAAAGCAGGTTTATAA
- a CDS encoding 4Fe-4S binding protein yields MLRTTGVPTEQELDAVFPSKERLEKGPVVVVECFETIPCNPCYTACHSGGIRAFKNIIDLPTVDYEECNGCTLCISSCPGLAIMVIDYRYHKDYVKMTIPFEFSPLPKPEDWVMGLNRNGKEVKRVQVLSVKNTKHLDKTPMISIAVPKGQFKEIRNIRVGDL; encoded by the coding sequence TTGCTAAGAACCACAGGCGTTCCCACCGAACAGGAATTAGATGCTGTTTTCCCATCGAAAGAACGATTAGAAAAAGGACCGGTAGTGGTGGTGGAGTGCTTCGAGACCATTCCATGCAACCCTTGTTATACCGCTTGTCACTCTGGAGGGATAAGAGCTTTTAAAAATATAATAGATCTTCCCACGGTTGATTATGAAGAATGTAACGGATGTACTTTATGTATCAGCAGCTGTCCCGGTCTGGCTATTATGGTAATTGATTATCGGTACCATAAAGATTATGTAAAAATGACGATTCCTTTTGAATTTTCACCCCTGCCGAAACCCGAAGATTGGGTGATGGGGCTTAATCGGAACGGAAAAGAAGTTAAAAGAGTCCAGGTTTTATCGGTTAAAAATACTAAACACCTGGATAAAACCCCTATGATTTCCATTGCGGTTCCTAAAGGCCAATTTAAAGAGATACGAAACATCAGGGTAGGTGATTTATAA
- a CDS encoding (2Fe-2S)-binding protein, protein MTNQDVILCRCEDITVQDIHDAIAKGYYTFEEIKRITRVGMGPCQGRTCLMLILRELSVVTNQPIENLLPDTYRPPTKSVSFNLFVKNKIEGGGEDGF, encoded by the coding sequence ATGACAAATCAGGATGTGATTCTATGTCGTTGTGAGGACATTACCGTGCAGGATATTCACGATGCCATAGCTAAAGGATACTATACCTTCGAAGAGATCAAAAGAATTACTAGGGTGGGCATGGGGCCTTGTCAAGGGAGAACTTGTTTGATGCTCATTCTTAGGGAATTATCCGTTGTTACCAATCAACCAATTGAAAATCTTTTACCGGACACTTATCGACCTCCGACCAAATCCGTAAGTTTTAATTTGTTTGTGAAAAACAAAATAGAAGGAGGGGGAGAGGATGGTTTCTAA
- a CDS encoding NAD(P)/FAD-dependent oxidoreductase, protein MVSKAEIVIIGGGISGCAIAYNLAKKGMKNIVLLEKEYISSGATGRCGAGIRQQWATEMNCQVAKLSREFFETAEEKLGYDHDIEFKQKGYLILAATEEEDVQSKKNVALQNSLGIDSRYISLEDARELVPILNTKDFISATFCKDDGHLNPWHTTLAFAKASERLGVKIYTHTEVKGIDHKNGEIFGVETNRGYIQTNQVVNAAGGHAQVIGDMVGIELPVYSERHQILVTEPVAPILDPMIISFSKDIYCQQVPHGAFIMGRGGENEPRDLRNTCSWDFLEKMTETALSILPNLKKTRVLRQWSGMYNISPDKQPIYGDVPGMKGFFLAVGFSGHGFMFGPATGLLMAEFILGEKTTLPIDKLHITRFEKGELMWEASVV, encoded by the coding sequence ATGGTTTCTAAAGCAGAAATTGTAATTATCGGTGGTGGAATATCCGGCTGTGCCATTGCCTATAATTTAGCGAAAAAAGGAATGAAAAACATCGTGTTGCTGGAAAAAGAGTATATTTCCAGCGGAGCAACCGGACGTTGTGGAGCCGGCATCCGTCAACAGTGGGCTACGGAGATGAACTGTCAAGTGGCAAAACTATCTCGAGAGTTTTTTGAAACTGCCGAAGAAAAATTAGGATACGATCATGATATTGAATTTAAACAAAAGGGTTATTTAATTTTAGCAGCAACGGAGGAAGAGGATGTTCAATCGAAAAAAAACGTTGCTCTGCAAAACTCTCTTGGAATTGATTCGAGATACATTTCTTTAGAGGATGCAAGAGAACTTGTTCCAATCCTTAACACTAAAGATTTCATCAGTGCGACTTTCTGCAAGGATGATGGGCACCTTAATCCGTGGCATACCACCTTAGCTTTTGCAAAGGCATCGGAAAGATTAGGAGTAAAGATTTATACTCATACGGAGGTTAAGGGGATTGATCATAAAAATGGAGAAATCTTCGGCGTAGAAACCAATAGAGGATATATCCAAACCAATCAAGTGGTCAATGCCGCAGGAGGTCACGCACAAGTAATCGGAGATATGGTAGGGATTGAGCTTCCTGTGTACTCTGAAAGACATCAAATTCTTGTGACAGAACCGGTAGCTCCGATACTCGATCCTATGATCATTTCTTTTTCTAAAGATATTTATTGCCAACAGGTTCCCCACGGTGCATTTATTATGGGTCGGGGAGGAGAAAATGAACCTAGAGACCTTAGAAACACTTGTAGTTGGGATTTTTTAGAAAAAATGACTGAAACCGCTTTAAGTATTTTGCCGAACTTAAAAAAAACCAGGGTACTGAGACAGTGGTCCGGGATGTACAATATCAGTCCTGACAAACAACCGATTTATGGTGATGTTCCAGGAATGAAGGGATTCTTTTTAGCCGTCGGATTCAGTGGTCATGGTTTTATGTTCGGACCCGCTACCGGATTATTAATGGCAGAATTCATCCTTGGAGAAAAGACCACGTTGCCTATAGATAAGCTTCATATTACTCGATTTGAAAAAGGGGAGCTGATGTGGGAGGCTTCGGTGGTATAG